The Thermococcus sp. genome has a segment encoding these proteins:
- a CDS encoding prefoldin subunit — protein MEAVKAYELQLELRQIRELRKAIELKIKELEYAEGIITATKSERKLYRAFSDLLVEITKDEAIEHIERMRLVYKRELEKLKEREKKIMEELSKLTS, from the coding sequence ATGGAGGCAGTAAAGGCCTACGAGCTCCAGCTTGAACTCAGACAGATTAGAGAACTCAGAAAAGCCATCGAGCTCAAGATAAAGGAGCTTGAATACGCGGAAGGAATAATAACAGCAACAAAATCCGAGAGGAAACTTTACAGGGCGTTCTCAGACCTGCTAGTTGAGATAACCAAGGACGAGGCCATCGAGCACATCGAAAGAATGCGCCTTGTCTACAAGAGGGAACTTGAAAAACTCAAGGAGAGGGAGAAGAAAATAATGGAGGAACTCTCAAAGCTCACTTCTTAA
- the mtnA gene encoding S-methyl-5-thioribose-1-phosphate isomerase, which translates to MEVRYKPEELTKLPRSVRYEKGKVIMIDQTLLPREFKMIELKTVEEVAEAIVTMKVRGAPAIGASAAFGLALYADTSKAKTKEEFMDGFYSAYDRLKNTRPTAVNLFWALNRIRKLVEEHLESPLEEIKRLIVSEAQKIADEDVEANLRMGHYGAEVLPEGNVLTHCNAGSLATVQLGTVGAVLRVMHKDGTLKLLWVDETRPVLQGARLSAWEYHYDGIPLKLITDNMAGFVMQQGKVDAIIVGADRIVANGDFANKIGTYSLAVLAREHGIPFFTVAPLSTIDLSLKSGKEIPIEERKPEEVLTCGGCKIAPDVDVYNPAFDVTPHKYLTGIITDRGVVWPPFERNLKRLFKNLG; encoded by the coding sequence GTGGAGGTAAGGTATAAGCCGGAGGAACTAACGAAACTCCCCAGGAGTGTTCGCTACGAGAAGGGAAAGGTCATCATGATTGACCAGACGCTCCTTCCCCGGGAGTTCAAGATGATTGAGCTGAAAACGGTTGAGGAGGTTGCCGAAGCCATTGTTACAATGAAGGTTCGCGGTGCTCCAGCGATTGGAGCCTCTGCCGCCTTCGGTTTGGCACTCTATGCAGATACTTCAAAGGCAAAGACAAAAGAGGAGTTCATGGATGGCTTTTATTCCGCTTACGACAGGCTCAAGAACACGAGACCCACGGCGGTGAACCTATTCTGGGCACTCAACAGGATTAGGAAGCTTGTCGAAGAGCACCTCGAGAGTCCGCTGGAGGAGATAAAGCGCCTCATCGTGAGCGAAGCCCAGAAGATTGCCGATGAAGACGTTGAGGCAAACCTCAGGATGGGGCACTACGGCGCTGAAGTTTTACCGGAGGGAAACGTTTTGACCCACTGCAACGCCGGTAGCTTAGCGACAGTCCAGCTCGGGACTGTTGGGGCCGTTCTGAGGGTAATGCACAAGGATGGAACGCTTAAGCTCCTCTGGGTGGATGAGACGAGACCGGTTCTCCAGGGCGCCCGTCTGAGCGCTTGGGAGTACCACTACGACGGCATTCCGCTCAAGCTGATAACCGACAACATGGCAGGCTTCGTGATGCAACAGGGAAAGGTCGATGCCATAATAGTTGGGGCGGACAGAATTGTAGCGAACGGCGACTTTGCCAACAAGATAGGAACATACAGCCTTGCCGTCCTCGCGAGGGAGCACGGGATACCGTTCTTCACGGTGGCGCCTCTCTCAACAATAGACCTCTCGCTTAAGAGCGGGAAGGAGATACCCATTGAGGAGAGAAAGCCCGAAGAAGTTTTGACCTGCGGTGGCTGTAAGATTGCCCCCGATGTCGACGTCTACAATCCGGCCTTCGACGTTACGCCTCATAAGTACCTGACAGGCATAATAACTGACAGGGGCGTTGTCTGGCCACCTTTTGAGAGGAACTTGAAGAGACTGTTCAAGAACCTAGGATGA
- a CDS encoding 2-oxoacid:ferredoxin oxidoreductase subunit gamma codes for MQIRLAGIGGQGIVLAGVILGEAAAIEGLNVIQTQDYSSASRGGHSIADVIISKEPIYDVIVTKADVLVALHQLGYDTVKDSLKEDGLLIIETDLVKPDRDYVGAPFTRIAEETTGLALTVNMVALGYLVAKTGVVKKESVEEAIKRRVPKGTEDINIKAFKAGFEEGLK; via the coding sequence ATGCAGATTAGACTCGCCGGTATCGGAGGACAGGGCATTGTTCTGGCCGGCGTGATTCTGGGGGAAGCTGCTGCGATAGAGGGGTTGAACGTCATCCAGACCCAGGACTACAGTTCAGCGAGTAGGGGCGGTCACTCCATAGCGGACGTTATAATTTCCAAAGAGCCGATTTACGACGTGATAGTCACGAAGGCTGACGTTCTCGTTGCCCTTCACCAGCTCGGTTACGACACGGTTAAGGACTCGCTCAAGGAGGACGGTCTCCTTATCATCGAGACAGACCTCGTTAAGCCTGATAGGGACTACGTAGGTGCTCCCTTCACGAGGATAGCCGAGGAAACTACCGGACTTGCCCTAACGGTTAACATGGTGGCTCTGGGTTATCTGGTTGCCAAAACGGGAGTCGTTAAGAAAGAGAGCGTTGAAGAAGCCATTAAGAGGCGTGTCCCGAAGGGGACTGAGGATATAAACATCAAGGCTTTTAAAGCCGGATTTGAGGAGGGATTGAAATGA
- a CDS encoding iron-containing alcohol dehydrogenase: MFWLKTKVVEGWNSLERLKKEVRNHERVLILASNSMKKHGFLSEAEDYVREAGAEVFSVTGLPAEPSVEVIEEFLPDVREFKPDLLIALGGGSVIDTTKALKVFYDAPELNFEEIAFMDRFSRPKPVPKLKTKLIAIPSTSGAGSEVSAASVLKKNGIKYNIVTPEIAPDVAILDPRLPMTMPREVARNSGLDVLVHGIEAYTTKVANDFSDAMAIKAIKTVFAFLERSLEGDEKAREKMHYASTMAGIAFLNARLGLCHAMSHKAAWIGPHGLLNAIFLPYVIEFNASKSEYARKRYDEIAREFNLKDWGDLLQAVRELNERTGVPKLRELVDEETFMARLDEMAEKAYRDGLVAFNPVEPSVEEIKELYLKAYRGE; encoded by the coding sequence ATGTTCTGGCTGAAGACAAAGGTCGTTGAAGGTTGGAACTCTCTGGAGAGACTCAAAAAGGAAGTGAGAAACCACGAGAGAGTTCTCATACTCGCATCAAACTCGATGAAAAAACACGGCTTCCTGAGCGAGGCCGAGGACTACGTGAGGGAAGCCGGCGCGGAGGTGTTCTCAGTTACTGGCCTTCCAGCTGAGCCGAGCGTCGAGGTCATCGAGGAGTTCCTGCCGGATGTTAGGGAGTTCAAACCGGATCTCCTAATTGCCCTCGGCGGAGGAAGCGTGATAGACACCACCAAAGCCTTGAAGGTCTTCTACGACGCCCCAGAGCTGAACTTTGAGGAGATAGCCTTCATGGACCGCTTTTCAAGGCCCAAGCCGGTTCCGAAGCTGAAAACGAAACTCATAGCAATTCCCTCAACGAGCGGGGCTGGAAGCGAAGTCTCGGCGGCAAGCGTTCTGAAAAAGAACGGAATCAAATACAACATAGTAACGCCCGAGATAGCGCCCGATGTGGCTATACTCGACCCAAGGTTGCCGATGACGATGCCGAGGGAAGTCGCGAGGAACTCCGGGCTGGATGTTCTTGTTCACGGGATAGAGGCGTACACCACAAAGGTAGCCAACGATTTCAGCGATGCAATGGCAATAAAAGCGATAAAGACCGTTTTTGCTTTCCTTGAGAGGAGTCTTGAGGGCGACGAAAAGGCAAGGGAGAAGATGCACTACGCTTCAACGATGGCTGGGATAGCTTTCCTCAACGCGCGCCTCGGTCTTTGTCACGCTATGAGCCACAAAGCGGCTTGGATTGGTCCGCACGGACTGTTAAACGCGATATTCCTGCCATACGTTATCGAGTTCAACGCAAGCAAAAGCGAATACGCGAGGAAGCGCTACGACGAGATAGCGAGGGAGTTCAACTTAAAGGACTGGGGGGACCTCCTTCAGGCAGTCAGGGAGCTCAACGAGAGAACAGGTGTTCCCAAACTGAGGGAGCTCGTTGATGAAGAAACGTTCATGGCGAGGCTGGACGAGATGGCGGAGAAGGCCTACCGCGATGGACTGGTAGCTTTCAACCCCGTTGAGCCCAGCGTCGAAGAAATTAAGGAACTCTATCTAAAAGCATACAGGGGCGAATAG
- a CDS encoding 2-oxoacid:acceptor oxidoreductase subunit alpha, protein MIIRGDEPEQIRLIKKLYKPGNYFMQGNEAVAYGAIFAGCRFYAGYPITPSSEIAEMMARELPKLGGYYLQMEDEIGSIAAMIGASWTGLKVMTATAGPGFSLMQENLGYAVMTETPLVLVDVQRSGPSTGQATKGAQGDFFQARWGTHGDHPIVAVSPTSGQDAFWETIRAFNIAEKLRTPVVMLFDGVLAHTRELVKIPDVEEVEITYRKLPANEEEAKLPFGDSHGDGVPPMPLFGHGYFTHVTGSTHKENGLRDVYTPEVHDRLVRRIHRKIEKNRDVYEKYEEHFTEDAEILVVSWGVTARPALGAVLKAREEGIKAGLFVPKTVHPFPGERMRELGKRVRAILVPEMNLGQMILEVQRFVNDDVLLKGINKIGGVPLTVEEILREIRGVA, encoded by the coding sequence ATGATAATCCGCGGCGACGAGCCGGAGCAGATTAGGCTCATTAAAAAGCTTTACAAACCCGGCAACTACTTCATGCAGGGAAATGAGGCAGTTGCTTACGGCGCAATCTTCGCGGGCTGTCGCTTCTACGCTGGCTATCCAATAACTCCCTCGAGCGAGATAGCGGAAATGATGGCCAGAGAGCTACCCAAGCTAGGTGGCTACTACCTCCAGATGGAGGACGAGATTGGGAGCATAGCGGCGATGATAGGCGCCTCGTGGACGGGCCTTAAGGTCATGACTGCCACAGCAGGCCCGGGCTTTTCACTCATGCAGGAAAACCTTGGCTATGCCGTAATGACCGAAACGCCACTCGTTCTTGTCGATGTACAGAGGAGCGGTCCTTCAACGGGGCAGGCAACGAAGGGAGCGCAGGGAGACTTCTTCCAGGCCAGATGGGGAACCCACGGTGACCACCCGATAGTTGCCGTTTCCCCAACCAGCGGACAGGACGCCTTCTGGGAAACCATAAGGGCCTTCAACATAGCTGAGAAACTTAGAACACCTGTGGTTATGCTCTTCGACGGCGTTCTTGCCCACACGCGCGAACTCGTCAAGATTCCGGACGTTGAGGAAGTGGAGATTACCTACCGCAAGCTTCCTGCCAACGAGGAAGAGGCCAAGCTCCCCTTCGGAGACTCCCACGGAGATGGAGTTCCTCCCATGCCACTCTTCGGTCACGGCTACTTCACCCACGTCACCGGTTCGACCCACAAGGAAAACGGTTTGAGGGACGTTTACACTCCGGAAGTCCATGACAGGCTCGTTAGGAGAATACACCGGAAGATAGAGAAGAACCGGGACGTTTACGAGAAGTACGAGGAGCACTTCACGGAAGATGCTGAAATCCTCGTCGTCAGCTGGGGCGTAACCGCTCGTCCGGCCCTTGGGGCCGTTCTCAAGGCCAGAGAGGAGGGCATCAAAGCGGGTCTCTTCGTGCCGAAGACAGTCCATCCGTTCCCGGGCGAGAGAATGAGGGAACTAGGAAAGCGCGTTAGGGCTATACTCGTTCCCGAGATGAACCTCGGCCAGATGATTCTTGAGGTTCAGCGCTTCGTCAACGACGACGTTCTGCTAAAGGGAATCAACAAGATAGGTGGAGTTCCTTTAACAGTTGAGGAAATCCTTCGCGAGATTAGGGGTGTTGCCTGA
- a CDS encoding DUF192 domain-containing protein, whose amino-acid sequence MIINETKNRVWHGAVRLADNFFRRFRGLMLVSNVNYSLVFVLPVESRLNASIHMFFMLSDIDVIWLDSTKRVVDFRRAKRWRVYSPKKPAKYIIEGPAGLIKALQIEEGDLISWEITEDKKKSIPVGVPLSGKVSFEKTNSIVMAENITEALAEDV is encoded by the coding sequence ATGATAATCAACGAGACGAAGAACCGGGTCTGGCATGGAGCAGTTAGGTTGGCTGACAACTTTTTCCGGCGGTTTAGAGGATTAATGCTCGTTAGCAACGTTAACTACTCCCTCGTTTTCGTTCTGCCGGTTGAAAGCAGGCTTAACGCCTCGATTCATATGTTTTTTATGCTGAGTGACATCGATGTCATCTGGCTGGATTCAACGAAGAGGGTCGTTGATTTTAGACGGGCAAAGAGATGGAGGGTCTATTCACCAAAAAAACCTGCCAAGTACATAATTGAGGGGCCAGCCGGATTGATAAAAGCTCTCCAGATTGAGGAAGGGGACCTTATAAGCTGGGAGATAACAGAAGATAAGAAAAAGAGCATTCCCGTGGGGGTTCCTCTTTCAGGAAAAGTCTCGTTTGAGAAAACAAACAGTATCGTCATGGCGGAGAACATCACGGAAGCTCTCGCAGAGGACGTTTGA
- a CDS encoding 2-oxoacid:ferredoxin oxidoreductase subunit beta: MYLKSAYEIRDKYLRKDMLPTIFCPGCGIGSVLQFTLRAIDDLGLNQDEIVWVSGIGCSSRVPGFVNFDGLHTTHGRALAFATGIKLTNPNLKIIAFMGDGDSAAIGGNHLIHAIRRNLDVTVILINNFTYGMTGGQVAPTTLKGLRGTTAPYGQFENPFDIAQLAVSAGANYVARWTVFNYLQGINSIKKALSKEGFTLVEFLSPCPISFGRRNRMKTAPELIRWYQKITVPLAKAKKMSEEELEGKIVIGEFVDRDRPGLVREYKEYIKRAKKMMGWEQ, encoded by the coding sequence ATGTATTTGAAGTCCGCTTACGAGATTCGCGACAAATACCTCCGAAAGGACATGCTCCCAACGATATTCTGTCCCGGGTGTGGAATCGGTAGCGTTCTCCAGTTCACACTGAGGGCCATAGACGACCTCGGCCTCAACCAGGACGAGATAGTCTGGGTGAGCGGAATAGGCTGTTCCTCCCGCGTCCCCGGATTTGTGAACTTCGACGGCCTCCATACCACTCACGGCAGGGCTCTGGCCTTTGCAACGGGCATAAAGCTCACCAACCCAAACCTCAAGATAATCGCCTTCATGGGAGACGGTGATTCAGCTGCCATTGGAGGAAACCACCTAATCCACGCCATAAGGAGAAACCTCGACGTTACGGTTATTCTCATCAACAACTTCACCTACGGAATGACGGGTGGGCAGGTGGCTCCGACAACCCTCAAGGGCCTCCGGGGAACAACCGCTCCATACGGCCAGTTTGAGAACCCCTTCGACATCGCCCAGCTGGCCGTCTCGGCGGGAGCCAACTACGTGGCCAGATGGACGGTCTTCAACTACCTCCAGGGAATCAACAGCATAAAGAAGGCCCTGAGCAAGGAGGGCTTCACCCTCGTCGAGTTTCTCTCGCCATGTCCGATAAGCTTTGGAAGGAGGAACAGGATGAAGACCGCTCCGGAGCTAATTCGCTGGTATCAGAAGATAACGGTTCCGCTCGCCAAAGCGAAGAAGATGAGCGAGGAGGAGCTTGAGGGCAAGATTGTCATAGGAGAGTTCGTTGACAGGGACAGGCCGGGCCTCGTTAGGGAGTATAAAGAATACATAAAGCGCGCCAAGAAGATGATGGGGTGGGAGCAATGA
- a CDS encoding 2-oxoacid:ferredoxin oxidoreductase subunit gamma has product MRKEVLFSGFGGQGVILASVILGRAAAVYENLYAVQTQSYGPESRGGASRAEVVISDEPIDYPKTLHPDYAVFFSQEAYTKYLHTVKEGATVIVEKDLVPHRDFEFEKKLNVIALPLTEIAEETTGLSLTMNILTLGILVGVTGIVSREAIEKAVRDAVPHGTEEINVRALEKGFEIAEGLKK; this is encoded by the coding sequence ATGAGGAAGGAAGTCCTCTTCAGCGGTTTCGGCGGGCAGGGCGTTATCCTGGCGAGTGTCATCCTCGGAAGGGCGGCAGCTGTGTACGAGAACCTCTACGCGGTGCAGACCCAGAGCTACGGGCCAGAGTCGAGGGGTGGAGCGAGCAGGGCAGAGGTTGTTATAAGCGACGAGCCTATAGACTATCCTAAAACGCTCCACCCGGATTACGCCGTGTTCTTCTCTCAGGAGGCCTACACCAAGTATCTCCACACGGTTAAGGAGGGGGCAACCGTTATCGTCGAGAAAGATCTTGTGCCACATAGGGACTTTGAGTTCGAAAAGAAGCTCAACGTCATAGCGCTCCCCCTCACGGAGATAGCCGAGGAAACAACGGGCTTGAGCTTGACCATGAACATCTTAACCCTTGGAATATTAGTGGGTGTTACTGGAATAGTAAGCAGGGAAGCGATAGAAAAGGCAGTAAGGGACGCCGTCCCCCACGGGACGGAAGAGATAAACGTCAGGGCTCTCGAGAAAGGATTTGAGATAGCCGAAGGCCTTAAGAAGTGA
- a CDS encoding archaeosine biosynthesis radical SAM protein RaSEA, whose amino-acid sequence MTYWTSEDNVAGKPGKALFIILPTIGCYRFRIGKACYMCAYPTSAPKTKWSQEAIVDYVHEALKKIEGKKGPFAVRIFTSGSFLDNGELKPETRRKIFEILSKMDNVEEIVIESRSELVRYDAVKELAEIVPDKHFEVAIGLETANDDIADVSINKGNTFEDFVRASEITRKAGAKVKTYLLLKPIFLSERDGIRDAKESIIKAEPYTDTFSINITDIQKGTLYERLWEKKEYRPPWLWSAVEVLIWAKKRFPDKRILSDPVGAGSPRGPHNCLTDYDRVIGKAIKKFSATQDVSYLENLRPECKDRWSYIVENGLLDWQLLTW is encoded by the coding sequence ATGACGTACTGGACGAGCGAGGACAACGTGGCTGGAAAGCCCGGAAAGGCGCTCTTCATAATCCTCCCGACTATAGGGTGCTACCGCTTCCGAATAGGAAAAGCCTGCTACATGTGCGCCTATCCAACCTCTGCACCCAAGACAAAGTGGAGCCAGGAGGCAATAGTGGACTACGTCCACGAGGCCCTCAAAAAAATCGAGGGTAAAAAAGGGCCCTTCGCGGTCAGGATATTCACATCTGGCTCTTTCCTAGACAACGGTGAGCTAAAGCCAGAAACCAGGAGGAAAATATTCGAGATTCTTTCAAAGATGGACAACGTCGAGGAAATTGTTATTGAGAGCAGAAGCGAGCTCGTTAGATACGATGCCGTTAAAGAGCTCGCCGAAATAGTTCCAGACAAGCACTTTGAGGTCGCTATCGGCTTGGAGACCGCGAACGACGATATTGCCGATGTATCTATAAACAAGGGCAACACCTTCGAGGACTTCGTCAGGGCATCGGAGATAACTCGGAAGGCGGGGGCAAAGGTGAAAACCTACCTCCTGCTCAAGCCGATATTCCTCTCCGAGAGGGACGGCATAAGGGACGCCAAGGAGAGCATAATCAAAGCCGAGCCTTATACGGATACCTTCTCAATAAACATCACCGACATCCAGAAGGGGACGCTTTACGAAAGGCTCTGGGAGAAGAAGGAGTACAGACCCCCGTGGCTATGGAGTGCGGTTGAAGTTCTCATATGGGCTAAGAAGCGCTTTCCAGACAAGAGAATCCTCAGCGACCCCGTCGGAGCTGGCTCGCCAAGGGGACCCCACAACTGCCTGACTGACTACGACAGGGTGATAGGAAAGGCCATAAAGAAGTTCTCAGCAACGCAGGACGTCAGTTACCTTGAGAACCTCAGACCGGAGTGCAAGGACAGGTGGAGCTACATCGTCGAGAACGGCCTCCTCGACTGGCAACTTCTAACTTGGTAA
- the pfdA gene encoding prefoldin subunit alpha, with product MAEEKKVRTLEQIQDEIRSYLGEIEYLRSQVGAIDATIADLRTVDATLAYIKDKGKGKAIYIPLGGGIAIKGKIEDPEDVIMDVGAGILVGATIDEARENIEKRINALMNLRLALLKKIEEDTRKVNELLKELQEMSPEEKE from the coding sequence ATGGCCGAGGAGAAGAAGGTCAGGACCCTTGAGCAGATTCAGGACGAGATTAGGAGCTACCTCGGTGAAATTGAGTACCTCAGGAGCCAGGTGGGTGCAATCGACGCAACAATCGCTGACCTCAGGACCGTTGATGCAACATTGGCCTACATAAAGGACAAGGGCAAAGGAAAGGCAATATACATTCCACTCGGTGGCGGAATCGCGATAAAGGGCAAGATTGAGGATCCTGAGGACGTTATAATGGACGTTGGAGCGGGAATCCTCGTTGGAGCGACAATTGATGAGGCTAGGGAGAACATCGAGAAGAGGATAAACGCCCTCATGAACCTCCGCCTGGCCCTGCTGAAGAAGATTGAGGAGGACACGAGAAAGGTCAACGAGCTCCTTAAAGAGCTCCAGGAGATGAGCCCTGAGGAGAAGGAGTGA
- a CDS encoding 2-oxoacid:acceptor oxidoreductase subunit alpha: MRYPFPVGKSDFIQGDEAIARAAILAGCRFYAGYPITPASEIFEAMALYMPLVDGVSIQMEDEIASIAAIIGASWAGAKAMTATSGPGFSLMQENLGYAVMTETPIVVVDVQRGGPSTGQPTLPAQGDIMQSIWGTHGDHMLIVLSPSTVQEAFDFTIRAFNLAEKYRTPVVLLTDAEIAHMRERVYIPNPDEIEIINRKLPANEEEAKLPFGDPHGDGVPPMPIFGKGYRTYVTGLTHDERGRPKTVDAEIHERLIRRIFRKILDHKDEIISYEKFMLEDAEIAIISTGIVSRSAVRAVRILRERGVKAGLLKLNTIWPFDFEMVEELAEQVRKIYVPEMNLGQLYHLVKEGANGKAEVELISKIGGEVHTPMEIVERVVG, encoded by the coding sequence ATGAGGTATCCGTTTCCCGTTGGGAAGTCCGATTTCATACAGGGTGATGAGGCAATAGCGAGGGCGGCTATCCTTGCTGGCTGTCGCTTCTACGCTGGCTACCCAATAACGCCGGCCAGCGAGATATTCGAGGCAATGGCCCTCTACATGCCCCTCGTTGATGGAGTGAGCATACAGATGGAGGACGAGATAGCGAGCATAGCCGCGATAATCGGCGCCTCCTGGGCCGGTGCAAAGGCCATGACTGCAACCTCCGGTCCGGGCTTTTCACTCATGCAGGAAAACCTTGGCTATGCCGTAATGACCGAAACGCCGATTGTGGTCGTTGATGTTCAGCGCGGTGGGCCCTCAACGGGCCAGCCAACCCTACCCGCTCAGGGGGACATAATGCAGTCAATCTGGGGAACGCACGGAGACCACATGCTCATCGTTTTGAGCCCCTCAACCGTTCAGGAAGCATTCGACTTCACGATTAGGGCCTTCAACCTCGCGGAAAAATACAGAACTCCCGTTGTCCTGCTTACTGATGCGGAGATAGCCCACATGCGTGAGAGAGTTTACATTCCAAATCCCGATGAGATTGAAATCATTAACCGGAAGCTCCCCGCCAACGAGGAAGAAGCTAAGCTCCCCTTCGGAGACCCCCACGGAGATGGAGTTCCTCCTATGCCGATATTCGGTAAGGGTTACCGCACCTACGTGACCGGCTTAACTCACGACGAGCGCGGAAGGCCGAAAACCGTCGATGCGGAAATTCACGAGAGGCTCATACGGAGGATTTTCAGGAAGATACTGGACCACAAAGACGAAATCATAAGCTACGAAAAGTTCATGCTTGAAGATGCAGAGATAGCGATAATAAGCACCGGAATAGTCTCCCGCTCCGCGGTAAGGGCAGTGAGGATTCTCAGGGAAAGGGGCGTTAAAGCCGGCCTACTCAAGCTCAACACAATCTGGCCCTTTGACTTTGAGATGGTTGAAGAGCTCGCCGAGCAGGTGAGGAAAATCTACGTTCCCGAGATGAACCTCGGACAGCTGTATCACCTCGTGAAGGAAGGTGCCAATGGAAAGGCCGAGGTGGAGCTGATAAGCAAGATAGGCGGTGAGGTTCACACGCCCATGGAGATAGTTGAGAGGGTGGTGGGATGA
- a CDS encoding 2-oxoacid:ferredoxin oxidoreductase subunit beta: MAKEIYSKYPLIKYLRKEALPTALCPGCGGGTVLNAFANAVDGLKIDPKDLVVVSGIGCSAWIASPYFLADTLHTTHGRAIAFATGVKVGLPDKKVVVISGDGDLASIGGNHLLHAARRNIDITVILVNNFIYGMTGGQVAPTTPFGAKTTTTPYRNIEHPLKISETIASAGASYVARWTTAHVYQLIESIKKALTVKGFSLVEVISQCPVQFGRRNRMKEPAEMLRWFLKNSVPISKARKMSEEELEGKFVIGEFVNRERPEFTEELNKLIDEVQEHFGLKGV, encoded by the coding sequence ATGGCCAAGGAGATTTACTCAAAGTATCCGCTCATCAAGTACCTCCGAAAAGAGGCCCTTCCCACGGCCCTCTGCCCAGGCTGCGGCGGTGGAACCGTTCTCAACGCCTTCGCCAACGCGGTTGACGGGCTGAAGATAGACCCCAAGGACCTGGTAGTTGTCAGCGGAATCGGCTGTTCGGCATGGATAGCCTCGCCCTACTTTTTAGCGGACACACTCCACACGACCCACGGAAGGGCGATAGCCTTTGCCACCGGCGTTAAGGTCGGTCTTCCGGACAAGAAGGTCGTCGTCATAAGCGGGGACGGCGATTTGGCAAGCATAGGAGGAAACCACCTCCTGCATGCGGCAAGGAGGAACATAGACATAACGGTAATCCTCGTCAACAACTTCATCTACGGAATGACCGGTGGTCAGGTTGCTCCAACGACACCATTTGGAGCAAAGACAACCACAACCCCCTACAGGAACATCGAGCATCCCCTCAAGATAAGTGAAACGATAGCTTCAGCGGGAGCCTCTTATGTCGCGAGATGGACGACAGCCCACGTCTATCAGCTCATCGAGAGCATCAAGAAGGCTTTGACCGTCAAGGGCTTCTCCCTCGTTGAGGTCATCTCCCAGTGCCCTGTGCAGTTCGGAAGGAGGAATAGGATGAAAGAGCCCGCTGAAATGCTCCGCTGGTTCCTGAAGAACAGCGTCCCGATAAGCAAGGCCAGAAAGATGAGCGAGGAGGAGCTTGAGGGTAAGTTCGTCATCGGCGAGTTCGTTAACAGAGAAAGGCCCGAGTTCACGGAGGAACTTAACAAGCTGATTGACGAGGTGCAGGAGCACTTTGGGCTTAAGGGGGTGTGA
- a CDS encoding 2-oxoglutarate ferredoxin oxidoreductase subunit delta: MAENANTVVEKNGYLVVGKAEGIVEIDVDTFLCKGCGICVEMCPRKVFEWSKELSEKGVHYPIPVHAEKCVKCKLCELLCPDFAIAVRW, from the coding sequence ATGGCGGAAAACGCGAACACTGTTGTCGAAAAAAACGGCTATCTTGTCGTCGGAAAGGCGGAAGGAATTGTTGAGATTGACGTTGATACTTTTCTCTGCAAGGGTTGTGGAATCTGTGTCGAGATGTGTCCGAGAAAGGTCTTCGAGTGGAGCAAGGAGCTCAGTGAAAAGGGCGTTCATTATCCTATACCTGTTCACGCCGAGAAGTGCGTCAAGTGTAAGCTCTGTGAACTTCTCTGCCCGGACTTTGCCATCGCGGTAAGGTGGTGA
- a CDS encoding 6-carboxytetrahydropterin synthase: protein MKARVIERFKFESAHAVLIDGQAEEIHGHTFRLEVAVEGELKKDYIMDFLQLRAIVGDVIKKLDHRNLTALFENPTTENIALWIASEIEKRLPDGVRLHRLRLWEGDENGVELEF from the coding sequence ATGAAGGCCCGCGTCATCGAGCGCTTCAAGTTCGAGTCCGCCCACGCGGTTCTCATAGACGGCCAGGCAGAGGAAATTCACGGACACACCTTTAGACTCGAGGTGGCCGTCGAGGGAGAGCTGAAAAAGGATTACATCATGGACTTCCTGCAGTTGAGGGCTATCGTGGGAGATGTCATTAAAAAACTCGACCACCGGAACCTGACGGCGCTCTTCGAGAACCCAACAACCGAGAACATAGCCCTCTGGATTGCCAGCGAGATTGAGAAAAGACTTCCGGATGGTGTCAGGCTTCACCGTTTGAGGCTCTGGGAGGGTGACGAAAACGGAGTTGAGTTGGAGTTCTAG